In one Mucilaginibacter sp. PAMB04168 genomic region, the following are encoded:
- a CDS encoding DUF1501 domain-containing protein, with translation MKRRDFLKGTALASGAFLIPAFLKPMEALAMNAISGYKNLVIIQLSGGNDGLNTIVPFGSDVYYNKRKTLAIQTPDVIKLNDMQGFNPNLAALQEIYDQGWMSIINSVGYPNPDRSHFRSMDIWQTASDADQFLSTGWIGRYLDANCQNCSYPYTAVEVDDTLSLALKGANLKGIAVQDPNKLFQTTREPFFKDLVHAPKDDHLHEDNLGYLYKTMIETYSSADYIQKTSKTYNVAGVYPTTGLGYQLKNVSKFINSGLQTRIYYVSLSGFDTHVGQQNQQGRQLKTYADAVAAFVKDLKQTGKLDDTLIMTFSEFGRRVEQNASNGTDHGTANNVFLFGGKLSKAGIYNAAPDLTNLENGDLKYQIDFREIYATLLNKWLEVDNSKILNKSFNGLDFV, from the coding sequence ATGAAAAGAAGAGATTTTTTGAAAGGTACCGCCCTGGCATCAGGTGCGTTTTTGATACCGGCCTTTTTGAAGCCCATGGAGGCGTTGGCCATGAATGCTATTTCAGGGTACAAAAATCTGGTTATTATACAGCTCTCGGGCGGTAACGATGGCTTAAATACTATTGTGCCTTTTGGCAGCGATGTGTATTATAACAAACGTAAAACGTTAGCTATTCAAACCCCGGATGTAATTAAGCTGAATGATATGCAGGGCTTTAATCCTAACCTGGCTGCCCTGCAAGAGATATACGACCAGGGCTGGATGAGTATCATTAACTCGGTTGGTTACCCTAACCCCGATCGCTCGCATTTCCGTTCTATGGATATATGGCAAACCGCCAGTGACGCCGACCAGTTTTTAAGCACTGGCTGGATTGGCCGCTACCTGGATGCCAATTGCCAGAACTGCAGTTACCCTTACACAGCCGTAGAGGTGGATGATACACTGTCGTTAGCGCTTAAAGGTGCCAACCTGAAGGGTATAGCTGTGCAAGACCCTAACAAGCTCTTCCAAACTACACGCGAGCCGTTCTTTAAAGATCTGGTACATGCTCCTAAGGATGACCATCTGCACGAGGATAACCTGGGCTACCTGTATAAGACCATGATAGAAACCTACTCATCAGCCGATTATATACAAAAGACATCAAAAACATATAATGTTGCTGGGGTATATCCAACCACCGGCTTAGGCTACCAGTTAAAAAATGTATCTAAGTTTATCAACTCAGGCCTGCAAACACGTATTTACTATGTATCCCTCAGCGGATTTGATACGCATGTAGGTCAGCAAAACCAGCAGGGCCGGCAGCTGAAAACATATGCCGACGCAGTAGCCGCCTTTGTGAAAGACCTCAAACAAACCGGTAAACTGGATGACACCCTCATCATGACTTTTTCTGAATTTGGGCGCCGGGTTGAACAAAATGCCAGTAATGGTACTGACCATGGCACTGCTAATAATGTTTTCCTGTTTGGTGGTAAACTAAGCAAAGCCGGCATCTATAATGCGGCCCCGGACTTAACTAACCTCGAAAACGGCGACCTGAAATACCAGATTGATTTTCGTGAGATTTATGCCACCCTGCTAAATAAATGGCTAGAGGTTGATAACAGCAAGATATTGAATAAGAGCTTTAACGGGCTTGATTTTGTGTAG
- a CDS encoding DUF1800 domain-containing protein: protein MDNSKQVKHLYARAGFGIDYSLLQEQRNWSAKKAVKKIIKDSEQVTPIRAVTENMDLNPIKDPTEEQRKALQEKRNQQEKALNNAWMQQMSNSSAQLREKMTLFWHNHFACNIGNYYYQQQLNNIQRTHALGNFKTLLTAVSQSPAMLQFLNNQQNYKGHPNENFARELMELFTLGRGHYTEQDIKESARAFTGWAYNGKTGDFAFRPNNHDEKPKSFMGKAENFCGEDIINIILNNKQTAKYISTKLYRYLVNEVPDEAHINEMADVFYSADYEIKPLLEHVFTADWFYEDKNVGNLIKSPVELLVDLNRRFYISYQNPDVLIQFQRTLGQVLFRPPNVAGWPGGRNWIDSSSLMYRIKIPSTILNAGLIDFAGKASPEDEAYLASQRKQQLNVIKRVQAQPDWNKFLEGIPLKIPHEQVAQYLLEPALNARIIAEVNQAPDIKAMVIQVVSTPEYQLC from the coding sequence ATGGATAACTCAAAACAGGTAAAACATTTATACGCACGTGCAGGCTTTGGTATCGATTATAGTTTACTGCAGGAGCAGCGTAACTGGTCGGCTAAAAAAGCGGTAAAGAAGATAATTAAGGATTCGGAGCAGGTGACACCCATTAGAGCCGTTACGGAAAACATGGATCTGAACCCCATAAAAGATCCTACGGAGGAGCAGCGCAAGGCCTTGCAAGAAAAGCGTAACCAGCAGGAAAAAGCACTAAATAATGCCTGGATGCAGCAAATGAGCAACAGCTCCGCACAACTGCGTGAAAAGATGACGCTCTTTTGGCACAACCATTTTGCCTGCAATATTGGCAACTATTATTATCAGCAGCAACTTAATAATATTCAGCGCACGCATGCGCTGGGTAATTTTAAGACTTTGCTTACGGCGGTTTCGCAATCGCCGGCCATGCTGCAGTTTTTAAATAATCAGCAAAATTATAAAGGTCATCCCAACGAGAATTTTGCCCGGGAGTTAATGGAATTGTTTACGCTGGGCCGCGGCCATTATACCGAGCAAGACATTAAAGAATCGGCACGGGCATTTACCGGCTGGGCCTACAATGGTAAAACAGGCGACTTTGCTTTTAGGCCCAATAACCATGATGAGAAGCCAAAAAGCTTTATGGGTAAAGCCGAAAACTTTTGCGGAGAGGATATTATCAATATCATTTTAAATAATAAGCAAACGGCAAAATACATTAGCACCAAGTTGTACCGTTACCTGGTAAATGAAGTGCCCGACGAAGCGCATATAAACGAAATGGCCGACGTTTTTTATTCGGCTGATTATGAGATTAAGCCTTTGCTGGAACATGTATTTACAGCCGATTGGTTTTATGAAGATAAAAATGTGGGTAACCTTATTAAATCGCCGGTAGAACTGCTGGTTGATCTGAACCGTCGTTTTTATATCAGCTACCAAAATCCGGACGTGTTAATACAATTTCAACGCACTTTGGGGCAGGTGCTTTTCCGCCCGCCCAATGTAGCTGGCTGGCCGGGTGGCCGTAACTGGATCGACAGCTCATCGCTCATGTATCGTATCAAAATTCCGTCAACTATACTAAACGCCGGACTGATTGATTTTGCAGGCAAGGCATCGCCCGAAGACGAGGCTTACCTTGCGTCACAGCGCAAACAGCAACTGAATGTTATAAAACGTGTACAGGCCCAGCCCGATTGGAATAAGTTTTTAGAAGGTATACCACTAAAAATACCACACGAGCAGGTAGCCCAGTACTTACTTGAGCCAGCGCTCAATGCCCGCATTATTGCAGAAGTGAACCAGGCACCTGATATTAAGGCAATGGTAATACAGGTGGTATCCACACCGGAGTATCAGTTGTGCTGA